A region of Mesorhizobium sp. M3A.F.Ca.ET.080.04.2.1 DNA encodes the following proteins:
- a CDS encoding MurR/RpiR family transcriptional regulator — protein sequence MDERVPRDFETLRTTILERRASLPKRIAQIAAYALDNPDDIAFGTAASIAASAGVQPSTLIRFAQQLGFDGFTSLQLVFRERLRERNSSYDERLAALRAKAEEGAGHRAIFDGFVAAASTSLSDISRALNDAHFEQAVALLARAETIYVLAKRRSYPVASYIAYALGKLKIRNQLVESAAGLNAEIIGFATPRDAVIAISFSPYAPATIEETRSISEQGVPIVAITDSSFSPLAQFARVWFEVAEADFGGFRSLSATMALAMALTVAVGEKRRDAGRKRRA from the coding sequence ATGGACGAACGGGTGCCTCGCGATTTCGAAACGCTGCGCACGACGATCCTGGAACGGCGTGCGAGCCTGCCGAAGCGCATCGCGCAGATCGCCGCCTATGCGCTCGACAATCCCGACGACATCGCCTTTGGGACGGCGGCAAGCATCGCCGCTTCGGCCGGCGTCCAGCCCTCGACGCTGATCCGCTTCGCCCAGCAGCTTGGCTTCGATGGCTTCACCAGCCTGCAGCTTGTGTTTCGCGAGCGCTTGCGTGAACGCAATTCCTCTTATGACGAGCGGCTTGCGGCACTGCGCGCCAAGGCTGAGGAAGGTGCCGGACACCGGGCGATCTTCGACGGCTTCGTCGCCGCCGCCAGCACCTCGCTTAGCGACATTTCGCGTGCGCTGAACGATGCGCATTTCGAGCAGGCGGTTGCCTTGCTAGCCAGGGCCGAGACCATCTACGTGCTGGCCAAGCGCCGTTCCTACCCGGTCGCGTCCTACATCGCCTACGCGCTGGGCAAGCTCAAGATCCGCAACCAGCTCGTTGAATCCGCGGCTGGCCTCAATGCCGAAATAATCGGCTTCGCCACGCCGCGCGACGCGGTAATCGCCATCAGCTTCTCGCCTTACGCACCGGCGACCATCGAGGAGACACGCTCGATCTCGGAGCAGGGCGTGCCGATCGTCGCCATCACGGACAGCTCTTTCTCGCCGCTTGCCCAATTCGCCCGGGTCTGGTTCGAAGTGGCCGAAGCCGATTTCGGCGGCTTCCGCTCGCTGTCGGCGACGATGGCGCTCGCCATGGCATTGACCGTTGCCGTTGGCGAAAAACGTCGCGACGCCGGCCGCAAACGCAGGGCTTGA